The following proteins come from a genomic window of Acinetobacter baumannii:
- a CDS encoding YchJ family protein — MTQQTCPCGKGSYAECCEPLHLGTAKALTAEQLMRSRYSAFALQQIDYIVQTTALGQQTTLDKEAIAEWSKQNQWLGLEVVNANEKLDKTHAQVEFKAHYHDGKSAQIHHEVSHFVFHQQQWFFLDPTVDMQVTMKQPCICGSGKKFKQCCAQFL; from the coding sequence ATGACCCAACAAACTTGTCCATGCGGAAAAGGCAGCTATGCAGAATGTTGTGAACCTTTACATTTAGGCACAGCAAAAGCACTCACCGCAGAGCAGCTTATGCGTTCACGTTATAGTGCATTTGCATTGCAGCAAATTGATTATATTGTGCAAACGACGGCTTTAGGTCAGCAAACTACTCTTGATAAAGAGGCTATTGCGGAATGGAGCAAACAAAATCAATGGTTGGGTTTAGAGGTGGTTAACGCCAACGAAAAATTAGATAAAACCCATGCACAGGTAGAGTTCAAGGCCCATTATCATGATGGTAAAAGCGCTCAAATTCATCATGAAGTTTCACATTTTGTATTTCATCAGCAACAATGGTTTTTCCTTGATCCGACGGTCGATATGCAGGTCACCATGAAACAACCTTGTATATGTGGTTCAGGAAAAAAATTTAAGCAATGCTGTGCACAATTCCTATAA
- a CDS encoding trimeric intracellular cation channel family protein — protein sequence MLLTVIYIIAITAEAMTGALSAGRRSMDWFGVVLIACVTALGGGSVRDVLLGHYPLTWVKHPEYLVLTCCAAFVTIVIAKWMRHLHNIFLVLDALGLIGFTIIGCQIALQMGHGFVVSAVAGVLTGVSGGILRDILCNDVPFVFRRELYASISFVAVICYWVCLDLGLSLELTVISTLVFGFTLRLIAIYFGLEMPKFIYKDDDAESASSTDEH from the coding sequence ATGTTACTCACCGTTATTTATATTATTGCGATTACTGCCGAAGCCATGACTGGTGCATTGTCTGCTGGGCGACGGAGTATGGACTGGTTCGGTGTTGTACTAATTGCCTGTGTGACGGCCTTGGGTGGTGGCTCTGTACGTGATGTACTACTTGGACACTATCCTTTAACGTGGGTAAAACATCCTGAATATTTAGTTTTAACGTGTTGTGCTGCATTTGTTACCATCGTTATTGCTAAATGGATGCGTCATTTACATAACATTTTCTTGGTGCTCGATGCGTTAGGCTTAATCGGATTTACCATTATTGGTTGTCAGATTGCCTTACAGATGGGACATGGCTTTGTTGTGTCGGCGGTAGCAGGCGTTTTAACAGGAGTTTCGGGTGGTATTTTACGTGACATTTTATGTAACGATGTCCCGTTTGTTTTCCGCCGTGAGCTTTATGCAAGTATTTCTTTTGTTGCAGTTATTTGTTATTGGGTCTGTCTGGATTTAGGTTTAAGTTTAGAACTTACCGTTATTTCAACCTTAGTATTTGGTTTTACGCTTCGTTTAATTGCCATTTATTTTGGTTTAGAAATGCCTAAATTTATTTATAAAGATGATGATGCGGAGTCGGCTTCTTCAACCGACGAACATTAA
- the niaP gene encoding niacin transporter NiaP: MDLVSRIQNLPIGKFHYTLLWVVGLGWMFDAMDTGIIAFIMTTLVKDWSLTPVESGWIVSIGFVGMAIGAVCSGALADRFGRKTVFAMTMAIYSIATALCAFAPDLKWLLIFRFIVGLGLGGQLPVAVTLVSEYVPAHVRGRFIVLLESFWGLGWLVAALISYFIIPKFGWHIAFLIGGLPLIYILVIWKKVPESIPYLINRGRIEEAHALVQKLEAEACVQIVHHIEVVPVAMRQKVSFKQLWSGQFARRSLMLWLIWFGIVYSYYGIFTWLPSLLVKQGYDIVKSFEYVLLMILAQLPGYLAAAWFVERLGRKITLAAFIGFCALSAYFFGQADSVNSIMFWGCLMSFFNLGAWGVLYTYTPEQYPANIRAFGSGWASAMGRIGGIVAPMVVTHMMVAKNGFSHVFMMFTVVLLAVALVILILGEETQGKRLESIGL; this comes from the coding sequence ATGGATCTGGTTTCACGTATACAAAATCTTCCAATTGGCAAATTTCACTACACGCTTTTATGGGTAGTGGGTTTAGGCTGGATGTTTGATGCGATGGATACCGGCATTATCGCTTTTATTATGACCACCCTTGTTAAAGACTGGTCATTAACACCAGTTGAAAGTGGCTGGATTGTCAGTATTGGCTTTGTAGGTATGGCTATAGGCGCAGTTTGTTCTGGTGCCTTGGCAGATCGTTTTGGCCGTAAAACTGTCTTTGCGATGACAATGGCAATTTATAGTATTGCGACTGCGTTATGTGCTTTTGCCCCTGATCTAAAGTGGCTATTAATTTTTCGGTTTATTGTTGGGTTGGGGCTAGGTGGTCAATTACCTGTAGCAGTCACGCTGGTCAGTGAATATGTGCCTGCTCATGTTCGTGGAAGATTTATCGTTCTACTTGAAAGTTTTTGGGGATTAGGCTGGCTAGTTGCTGCGCTCATTTCTTATTTTATTATTCCTAAATTTGGTTGGCATATTGCCTTTCTTATAGGCGGTCTTCCACTTATTTATATTTTAGTGATTTGGAAAAAAGTTCCTGAGTCGATACCGTATTTGATTAACCGTGGTCGTATTGAAGAAGCGCATGCACTGGTACAAAAACTAGAAGCCGAAGCATGTGTGCAAATTGTTCACCATATTGAAGTCGTGCCTGTGGCGATGCGACAAAAAGTTTCATTTAAACAGCTCTGGAGTGGTCAATTTGCTCGTAGAAGTTTAATGCTCTGGCTAATCTGGTTTGGCATTGTGTATTCCTATTACGGCATCTTTACGTGGTTGCCGAGTTTATTGGTGAAACAAGGCTATGACATTGTCAAATCATTTGAATATGTATTGCTTATGATTTTGGCGCAGTTACCGGGCTACTTGGCGGCCGCTTGGTTCGTTGAGCGTTTAGGTCGAAAAATTACACTTGCCGCATTTATCGGTTTTTGTGCGTTGTCGGCATATTTCTTTGGACAAGCCGACAGTGTAAATAGCATTATGTTTTGGGGCTGTCTCATGTCATTCTTTAATTTGGGTGCATGGGGAGTCTTATATACCTATACACCAGAACAATACCCAGCCAATATTCGAGCTTTCGGGTCAGGCTGGGCATCGGCAATGGGGCGTATCGGTGGAATTGTCGCGCCAATGGTCGTGACACATATGATGGTTGCTAAAAACGGCTTTAGTCACGTTTTTATGATGTTTACTGTGGTTTTACTTGCCGTAGCTTTAGTGATTTTGATATTAGGTGAAGAGACTCAAGGTAAAAGACTAGAGTCGATTGGGTTATAG
- the parC gene encoding DNA topoisomerase IV subunit A, whose translation MTSLAHHATENRSVAEFTEQAYLNYAMYVIMDRALPHISDGLKPVQRRIVYAMSELGLKSSGKPKKSARTVGDVLGKYHPHGDSACYEAMVLMAQPFSYRYPLIEGQGNWGSPDDPKSFAAMRYTEAKLSAYSELLLSELGQGTSEWQDNFDGSLKEPITLPARVPNILLNGTTGIAVGMATDIPPHNLREVVKGTIALIRNPQTSDEKLAEYIPAPDLPTKAEIITPPEELLKIQTTGRGSYRMRAVYTIEKNEIVITELPYQVSGSKVITQIADQMQAKKLPLVVDVRDESDHENPTRLVIVLRSNRIDAEAVMSHLFATTDLESSYRVNLNMIGEDGRPQVKSIRRILLEWIEIRKKTVTRRLQYHLNRIEKRLHILAGLLIAYLDIDTVIRIIREEDQPKPVLMEHFNIDEIQAEAILELKLRHLAKLEEMEIRHEQDELSAKAAIIREQLENPESLKNLIISELKEDAKKFGDERRSPIVARAEAVQIKEQDLMPAETVTVVLSEAGWVRAAKGADVDAENLNYRAGDQYLSHAVGKTNQRVYFLDETGRSYALPISNLPSARGLGDPLSSKLSPASGVSFIQVYLDDDESELIAASSAGYGFKTQTKQLDTNAKAGKTFLTVPDKAKALPLISAQNMTHLAVLSSAGRLLILDLAELPNLNKGKGNKLIQLEGKEQILSMTTLNLDEIIQVVAGQQHLKLKGDDLQKYMGKRASKGQLLPRGYQKANKLLIQR comes from the coding sequence ATGACCAGCCTTGCGCATCATGCGACAGAAAACCGCTCTGTAGCCGAATTTACTGAACAGGCTTACTTGAATTATGCCATGTACGTCATTATGGACCGTGCATTGCCGCATATCAGTGATGGCTTAAAGCCCGTACAGCGCCGTATTGTCTATGCCATGAGCGAGCTAGGCTTAAAAAGCAGTGGCAAGCCAAAAAAATCAGCGCGTACAGTGGGTGATGTACTTGGTAAATACCACCCACATGGTGACTCGGCATGTTATGAAGCCATGGTACTCATGGCTCAGCCATTTAGTTATCGTTATCCGCTAATTGAAGGACAGGGGAACTGGGGTTCACCAGATGATCCTAAATCTTTTGCTGCGATGCGTTATACCGAAGCCAAACTCTCGGCTTATAGTGAATTATTGCTGAGCGAATTAGGTCAGGGTACTAGCGAATGGCAAGATAACTTTGATGGTTCTTTAAAAGAACCGATCACTTTACCTGCACGTGTACCTAATATTCTTCTTAATGGTACGACAGGTATTGCTGTCGGGATGGCAACTGATATCCCGCCACATAATTTGCGTGAAGTTGTAAAAGGCACAATTGCTTTAATCCGTAATCCGCAAACCTCGGACGAAAAATTAGCTGAATATATTCCGGCTCCGGATTTACCAACCAAAGCTGAAATTATTACCCCGCCAGAAGAATTACTCAAAATCCAGACCACTGGTCGTGGTAGTTACCGTATGCGAGCGGTATATACCATTGAGAAAAATGAAATTGTAATTACTGAGCTCCCATATCAAGTCTCTGGTTCTAAGGTAATTACCCAAATTGCTGACCAGATGCAGGCTAAAAAGCTGCCATTAGTCGTTGATGTGCGTGATGAATCGGATCATGAAAACCCGACACGACTCGTGATTGTACTGCGCTCTAACCGTATTGATGCGGAAGCAGTAATGAGTCACTTATTTGCGACCACCGATTTAGAATCAAGCTATCGTGTGAATTTAAACATGATTGGTGAAGATGGCCGTCCTCAGGTGAAATCAATTCGTCGTATTTTGCTTGAATGGATCGAGATCCGTAAAAAAACGGTAACTCGTCGTTTGCAGTACCATTTAAACCGTATTGAAAAGCGCCTGCATATTTTGGCAGGTCTTTTAATTGCTTATCTCGATATTGATACAGTCATTCGTATTATTCGTGAAGAAGACCAGCCTAAGCCAGTCTTGATGGAACACTTCAATATTGATGAGATACAGGCCGAAGCGATTTTAGAGCTTAAATTACGTCATTTGGCAAAGCTTGAAGAGATGGAAATTCGTCATGAACAAGATGAGCTTTCCGCGAAAGCTGCCATTATTCGTGAACAACTCGAAAATCCTGAATCTTTAAAAAACCTGATTATCAGTGAATTAAAAGAAGATGCGAAAAAGTTCGGTGATGAGCGCCGTTCTCCAATTGTTGCACGTGCTGAAGCGGTTCAAATTAAAGAACAGGATTTAATGCCAGCTGAAACGGTAACAGTCGTTTTATCTGAAGCAGGCTGGGTTCGTGCGGCAAAAGGTGCGGATGTGGATGCTGAAAATCTGAACTACCGTGCTGGGGACCAATATTTAAGTCATGCTGTCGGGAAAACCAATCAGCGAGTTTACTTCCTTGATGAAACAGGGCGCAGCTATGCCTTGCCAATTAGTAACTTACCTTCAGCAAGAGGCTTGGGGGATCCATTAAGTTCTAAATTATCACCAGCAAGTGGCGTATCGTTTATTCAGGTTTATTTAGATGATGATGAGTCTGAGTTGATTGCTGCAAGTTCGGCAGGTTATGGTTTTAAAACGCAAACCAAGCAATTAGATACCAATGCGAAAGCCGGTAAGACATTCTTAACGGTTCCGGATAAGGCAAAGGCTTTACCACTCATTTCTGCCCAAAACATGACGCATTTGGCTGTACTGAGCTCAGCAGGGCGTTTGTTAATTTTAGATTTGGCAGAGCTACCAAATTTAAATAAAGGTAAAGGTAATAAGTTGATACAACTTGAAGGAAAAGAGCAAATTTTATCCATGACAACCCTGAACTTAGATGAAATAATTCAGGTGGTTGCAGGTCAACAACATCTCAAATTAAAAGGTGATGATCTACAAAAATACATGGGTAAACGTGCTTCGAAAGGTCAGCTCTTACCACGTGGATATCAAAAAGCAAATAAACTGTTGATTCAGAGATAA
- a CDS encoding long-chain-fatty-acid--CoA ligase — MEKIWFAEYQKTGIPETVALPAENTSLVDIFERNFQKFGSRDAFIFMDKAMSFNELELASRKFATYLQNLGLAKGTRVAVMMPNVLQYPVVALAVLRAGLVLVNVNPLYTARELEHQLNDSGAEVLVIIENFASVYQSILGKTPVKHVVVASVGDMLGTLKGTLVNFVLRKVRKQIPAWNIPGHVKFNSALNKENPSNYKRPTLTLSDTAVLQYTGGTTGVSKGAELTHRNLVANLLQCDGIFQSKFGANDGAKGDRIVCALPLYHIFAFMVCAMYGMYKGQANILIPNPRDLPAVIKELRKYQPSFFPAVNTLFNALVNNEEFKQLDHSNLKMAMGGGMAVLPSTAEAWKKITGTTIIEGYGLSETSPVATANPPASTEFSGTIGIPLPLTEVAILDDDGKEVPLGEQGEISIRGPQVMKGYWNRPDETAKVMTADGFFRTGDIGVMDSRGYVKIVDRKKDMILVSGFNVYPSEIEEVIAKHPKVLEVAAIGVPDEKSGEVPKLFIVKKDPSLTTEEVLNFAKENLTGYKRPRYVEFMDELPKSNVGKILRKDLRKPA; from the coding sequence ATGGAAAAGATTTGGTTTGCAGAATACCAAAAGACAGGGATTCCAGAAACAGTAGCATTGCCTGCAGAAAATACCTCACTTGTTGATATTTTTGAGCGTAATTTCCAAAAATTTGGTTCTCGTGATGCCTTTATCTTTATGGATAAAGCCATGTCATTTAACGAGTTGGAGCTTGCAAGCCGTAAGTTCGCGACCTATTTGCAAAATTTGGGGTTAGCAAAAGGTACGCGTGTGGCAGTAATGATGCCAAACGTGCTGCAGTATCCTGTAGTGGCATTGGCAGTCTTACGTGCAGGCTTGGTTTTAGTGAATGTTAACCCACTATATACTGCGCGTGAACTTGAGCATCAGTTGAATGACTCAGGTGCAGAAGTGCTCGTTATTATCGAGAACTTTGCAAGTGTTTACCAAAGCATTTTGGGTAAAACTCCAGTGAAGCATGTAGTTGTTGCTTCTGTCGGAGATATGCTAGGTACACTGAAAGGTACTTTGGTGAACTTTGTTTTACGTAAAGTCCGTAAACAAATTCCAGCTTGGAATATTCCTGGGCATGTTAAATTTAACAGTGCATTAAATAAAGAAAATCCAAGCAATTATAAACGTCCGACTTTAACTTTAAGTGATACTGCCGTGCTTCAATATACCGGTGGTACAACGGGTGTTTCAAAAGGTGCTGAGCTGACTCACCGCAATTTGGTTGCCAACCTTTTACAGTGTGACGGTATTTTCCAAAGCAAATTCGGTGCAAACGATGGTGCTAAAGGCGATCGTATTGTTTGCGCATTACCGCTTTACCATATTTTTGCGTTCATGGTTTGTGCGATGTACGGTATGTACAAAGGACAGGCAAATATCTTAATTCCGAACCCGCGTGACTTACCGGCTGTGATTAAGGAATTACGTAAATATCAACCTTCTTTCTTCCCTGCAGTAAATACATTATTTAATGCCTTGGTGAATAATGAAGAGTTCAAGCAACTTGACCATAGCAACTTAAAAATGGCAATGGGCGGTGGTATGGCAGTTCTGCCATCTACAGCAGAAGCTTGGAAGAAAATTACTGGTACCACCATTATTGAAGGTTATGGCTTATCAGAAACTTCACCAGTTGCAACTGCAAATCCACCTGCATCTACTGAATTTAGTGGCACCATTGGTATTCCATTACCGTTAACTGAGGTTGCAATTTTAGATGATGACGGAAAAGAAGTACCTTTGGGTGAACAAGGGGAGATCTCAATTCGTGGTCCTCAAGTCATGAAAGGCTATTGGAACCGTCCAGATGAGACTGCTAAAGTCATGACAGCAGATGGTTTCTTCCGTACCGGTGATATTGGTGTAATGGACAGCCGTGGATACGTCAAAATTGTAGACCGTAAAAAAGATATGATTTTGGTTTCTGGCTTTAACGTTTACCCAAGTGAAATTGAAGAAGTGATTGCTAAACATCCAAAAGTATTGGAAGTTGCTGCAATTGGTGTTCCAGATGAAAAATCAGGTGAAGTGCCAAAACTCTTTATTGTGAAGAAAGATCCAAGCTTAACCACAGAAGAGGTTTTGAACTTTGCTAAAGAAAACTTAACAGGCTATAAACGCCCTCGTTATGTTGAGTTTATGGATGAATTACCAAAATCAAATGTAGGCAAAATTTTACGTAAAGATTTACGTAAGCCTGCGTAA